The DNA sequence TGGACTTGTCCCCAGTTCAGCAGCCATCCACAACAAGCCCCCTCGACGGGGGTCAGGACGGTTGCGGGTGGACCACCATCTACCCATGGACATCGAGAGCCGGCGGGATGCATTCCTGCGCGCAGACCTGATCGCACACGGATATACCCCTTCGGAGATCCGAACTGCCCTTCACACCAGCAAGATCAGAGCCCTCGCGCCAGGAATCTACGCAGGTCCCGCACTGTGGCATGAGCCGATGGAGAAGCGGCACAGCGAGCTGGGCAAGGCGACCGTTCGCAAGCTCGGAGGAAACTACCTGCTCGGTGGGCCGTCCGCAGCCGCTCTGCACGGACTCCCACTGTTCGGGGTGGACCCACGCGTCGTCCACCTCGTCAAACCGACCGCCGACTCGGGAACCGGATCACGCAACTCGAAACTGCTCCGGATCCATCGCGACGCCCGACCGATGTCGGTCATGATGCTCGATGGTGTGCCGGTGACTTCTCCGGCGCGGGCAGTCGTCGACCTCGCCCGCCGCTCGTCCCTGCCATCGGCGTTGGTCACCGGCGACGCTGCACTCCACCGCGGGTTGTGCACGGTCGCGGACTTGCACAAGGAGTTGAAACTCATCGAGGGATTCCCGGGATATCCGCAGGCCAAGCGAGCCGTTGCGATCATGGATGCCCGCAGCGAGTCAGCGCTCGAAAGCCGGAGCCGCGCTTCGATGCACACCGCGGGTATTGCGGCCCCGACCTTGCAGCACGAGATCGTCGACAAATCGGGACGATTCATCGCCCGGGTCGACTTCGCGTGGATCGCCCAGCGGGTTGTCGGAGAGGCGGACGGCCTCGTCAAGTACAACGGCGACAACCTTCACCAGGTACTCGGTCGCGAAAAACACCGGGGTGACCGGATCACCGAGCAAGGCTGGCGAGTGGTCCGTTGGTCATCGGCAGACCTCGACGTACCGGATCGGGTCCCGAATCGAATCCGTCACGCGCTCTCGAATGCCCGGAACGCATAGACCACGCCCGCGAAAGTGCGCGACGCCCGTGTTCGAACACGGGCGTGGCGCACGTGCCCGGGCGCGGCGAAATCTAGAACATGTTCACTCAAACGAGGGTGCCCAATCGGGTGATCTGGTCGACGTCGCGGGTGGTGACCATCAGCATGCTGACGCCGGCTTGTTCCCACCGTTTGATCTGCGACCGCACCTCATCTTCGTCACCGACGATCAGCGTCTCGAGGACCATCTCGTCGGGAACCGCGGCGATGGCCTCTTCCTTGGCTCCGGACAGGAACTTCTCCCCGATGTCGCGGACCACGTCTTCGTAACCCATTCGCTTGTAGACCTCGGCGTGGAAGTTCTGTTCCTTGGCGCCCATACCGCCGACGTACAGCGCCGTTGACGGCCGGTAGGCGTCGATCACCGCGGCCGGGTTGTCGGTGATCTCGACCTGCACGGTGGCCGCGACCTCGAAGGTGTCGCGGGTGCGCCGCGCTCCCGCCCGTGCGAAGCCCTCGGCCAGCCACTGTTCGTACATGTCCGACAGCCGCGGGGTGTAGTAGATGGCCAGCCATCCGTCGGCTATCTCCGCCGACAACGCCACGTTCTTGGGGCCCTCTGCCCCGAGCCAGATGGGCAGGTCACTGCGCAGAGGATGGGTGATCGGCTTGAGCGATTTCCCGAGTCCTGTTGAGCCCGGCGCATCGGACGGGTAGGGCAGCGGATAGTGCGGTCCTGGGTTGGTCACGCGGTCTTCACGAGCGAGCACGTCGCGGATCACCTGCACGTACTCGCGGGTGCGCGCGAGTGGTTTGGCGAACGGTTCGCCGTACCACCCCTCGACCACCTGCGGACCCGACACACCCAGTCCGAGGATGTGCCTGCCGCCCGAGAGATGGTCGAGCGTCAGCGCGTGCATGGCGGCCGATGTCGGTGGCCGCGCTGACAGCTGCGCGATGCCGGTACCGAGCTTGATGGTGGACGTCTGCGACCCCCACCACGCCAGCGGCGTGTAGGCATCCGAACCCCACGACTCGGCGGTGAACACCGCCTCGTATCCGGCGGCCTCCGCCGCTGCGATGAGAGCCGGCGCGTCCGGGATCGGCGCGGCCCCCCAGTACCCCAATTGCAGACCGAGCTTCATGGCCGCGACCTCCTGTTCGGTCAACTCCTTGCGAGAATAACTAGAACCTGTTCTACTCGATTCCGTGAGCGTGAACCAGATATCTGCCGGATTCGCAGCCCTAGTCGCCCCGATCGAAGATCCAGACGATCCAGTTCTGTCCGCACCGTTGAGCAACTCCTTTGATTACACCCGGTCCCTCGGGCCGGTACTCGGGCGGTTCGCCCAGGGGTTGCTCGACGGCAAGGTCATCGGCGGTCGAGCCGCCGACGGAACCGTCTACGTACCCCCGGTCGAGTTCGACCCCGGTACGCACAAACGGATCGAAGACTTCGTCGAGGTGTCGCCGACCGGAACCGTGAAGTCATGGACCTGGATGGCCGAACCGTTTGAGGGACAACCTCTTTCCAAGCCCTTCGGATGGGCTCTGATCCAGCTCGACGGGGCGGACACCAGCCTGCTCCATGCAGTCGCCGTCGACTCCCCCGACGAACTGAGCACCGGGATGCGGGTGCACGCCGTCTGGAACACCGAGCGCACGGGCCGCATCGACGACATCGCGCACTTCGCCCCCGGCGACGAGGTGGCATCGGTACCGGACAACACCGCCGAGGTGCCGCATCCCGGCGTGATGATCACCACGCCGATCGCCCTGACCATGAACCACACCGCCTCGATCGAAGAGACCTGGTATCTGCAGGGACTCAAAGAGGGCAAGCTGTACGGCGGCCGCACCGGTCCCGACGCGCCGGTCTACTTCCCGCCCCGCGGCGCAGACCCCACCGACGGCAACCCGACCGGCGAGGTCGTCGAGGTGTCGGACAAGGGCACCGTCACCACGTTCTGCATCGTCAACGTGCCGTTCCTAGGCCAGCAGATCAAGCCACCGTACGTTGCCGCCTACGTACTCCTCGACGGTTCGGACATCCCGTTCCTGCACCTGATCCTCGACATCGAGGCCAGCGAGGTGCACATGGGTCTTCGTGTGGAAGCCGTGTGGCGACCACGCGAGGAATGGGACTACACGTTGCGAAACATCAGCCACTTCCGGCCGACGGGCGAACCCGACGCCGACTACGACTCGTACAAGGACCACCTGTGAGCAGCACATACCGCGACATGCCGCCGATCGCAGTGATCGGATTCGCGCACAGTCCGCACGTCGACGAGACATTCGGCACCACCAACGGCGTCGAGATGCTGGTGCCCTGTTTTCAAAAGCTCTACGCCGAACTGGGTATTACCCGCACCGACATCGACTTCTGGTGCTCGGGGTCCTCGGATTACCTTGCCGGGCGCGCTTTCTCGTTCATCTCCGCGATCGACTCGATCGGGGCCGTTCCGCCGATCAACGAATCACACGTGGAGATGGACGCCGCGTGGGCTCTGTACGAGGCGTGGGTGAAGATCGCCACCGGCGAGGTGGATGTGGCACTGGCCTACGGATTCGGCAAGCCTTCGGCATCGCACACCGATCAGGTGCTGGCGTTGCAGACCGACCCGCACACCGTCGCCCCGCTGTGGCCGGACGCTCGTTCGCTCGCAGCCCTGCAGGCCCGCGCGGGCCTCGACTCGGGAGCATGGACCGAAGCGGACATGGCTGCCGTTGCCGCACGTGGCACCGACCGCTCGGTGGAGGATCTGCTGGCGTCCGACTACGTCTCCGATCCCCTTCGGGCACATGATGTCTGCCGCTACACCGACGGCGCCGCTGCGATCATCCTCGCCAGCGAACACCGCGCCAAGCAGCTCGTGGCCCGTCCCGCATGGATTTCCGGCTGGGACCACCGGATCGACACACCGAACTTCGGTGCACGGGATCTCACCAAGTCACTGTCGACCAAGCTCGCCGGAGATGCCGTCCTCGGCGACAACCGCAAGGTCGACGTCGCCGAGCTCCACGCGTCCTACACGCATCAGGAACTGATCCTCAAAAACGAGCTGGGACTCGACGATTCGACGATCATCAACCCGTCGGGCGGCGCACTGGCAGCCAACCCGCTGTTCTCCGCGGGCCTCGAGCGCATCGGCTTCGCCGCGAGCACGATTCTCGCCGGCAACGCCGACACCGCACTGGCCCACGCGAGCAGCGGACCGCTGCTGCAGCAGAACATGGTCGTCAAGATGGAAGGCAAGAACTGATGGGCCGCTATCGGGCCGCGGTGCAGGGCACCGGGCAGACCAAGTACGTGGCAAAGCGCCATGACGTGTCGATGGCCGGGATGTGCCGCGAAGCAATCGACAAGGCGTTGGCCGATGCGCAGGTGACGATGGACGACATCGACGCCGTTGTCGTCGGTAAGGCCCCCGACCTCTTCGAGGGCACGATGATGCCCGAACTCGCCATGGCCCAAGCGCTCGGCGCCGAGGGCAAACGGCTGATCCGCGTGCACACCGCCGGATCGGTCGGCGGTTCGACGGCAAACGTGGCAGCCAGCCTGGTCACCTCGGGTGTTCACCGGCGGGTGCTCGCGATCGCATGGGAGAAGCAGTCCGAGTCGAATGCCATGTGGGCGTTGTCGATCCCGGTTCCCTTCACCATGCCTGTCGGCGCAGGCGCAGGCGGGTTCTTCGCCCCGCACGTGCGCTCCTACATCCGCCGCTCCGGTGCACCCGAGCACATCGGCGCGATCGTCGCCGCCAAGGACCGCCAGAACGGCGCCCTCAATCCACTGGCCCACCTGCATCAGCCCGACCTCACCGTGGAGAAGGTGATGAGCTCGCAGATGCTGTGGGATCCCATCCGCTACGACGAGACGTGTCCGTCGTCGGACGGTGCCTGTGCCGTGGTGATCGGCGACGAGGAGACCTCCGACGCCAAGGCGGCCGACGGTATCCCCGTTGCGTGGATTCACGCGTCGGCGATGCGCACCGAACCGCTGTCCTACTCGCACCGCGACACCGTCAGTCCACAGGCAGGCCGCGACGCCGCCGCCGCATTGTGGAAGGCCGGCGGCATCTCCAATCCCCTCGAGGAGATCGACGCCGCGGAGATCTACGTGCCATTCTCCTGGTTCGAGCCGATGTGGCTCGAGAACCTCGGGTTCATGCCCGAGAACGAGGGCTGGAAGCTCACCGAGGCAGGCGAGACCGCGATCGGCGGCAAACTGCCGGTCAATCCGTCCGGCGGAGTGCTCTCGTCCAACCCGATCGGCGCCTCGGGCATGATCCGCTTCGCCGAGGCGGCCATCCAGGTGCAGGGCAAGGGCGGCGACCATCAGGTGGTGGGCGCGCGTAAGGCACTCGGCCACGCGTACGGCGGTGGCTCGCAGTACTTCTCGATGTGGCTGGTGGGCGCGGACAAGCCCACCCACTGACCGACCGCCTGCTGGACCAACCTACGGAGATCTCGTGACCAAAGCAGAACCGGCGTACCTCAACATCGATCGGGAGAACAACCCCGCGGTTGTCGCCGGACGGCGCTCCCGCGAATACGTCGCCTCGCGGGACAAGGACGCCTGGGTGAAGCTCTTTGCGCCCGACGGCATCGTGCAAGACCCGGTGGGTCCCTCGATGTTCGACGAAGAGGGCATCGGCTTCACCGGCCACGAACGGATCAGTCACTTCTGGGATCTGTCGATCGGCACCACCGAGAGCATCGAGTTCGTCTTCGACGAAGAGATCATCTGTGGCAACGAGGTTGCCTACATCGGCAAGATCGTCACCCACATCCACGGCCACACCTCCGAGGCCCGTGGCGTGTTCACCTACCGCGCCAACCCGGACGGCTCGCTGGCCGCTCTGCGCGCGTTCTGGGAAGTGGAGAAGACGATCAATTCGGTGCGCAAGGCCTGAGGTCCGCGCCCCGGAAACGCCCGAAGGTCCAGTGGTGCCGGCCTGCGCGTGATGGCTGGCACCATGGGCTCATGTTCGAACGTGTGCGGCGTGGTGCCAGACAAAAACTCCAGCGTGCTGTGTCCGAGGTGGTCGACGACTCGAGCCGGGAGACTAATACCCTCGTCGAACAGTTTCACAGGCAGACAATGGACTTGCTCTCGGAGACCCGAGAGGAAGTCGTTGCTCTGCATCGCCGGGTGAATCACCTCGAACAGCAGGTCCGCCGCGACCTCACCCATGTGATGGACACAGACGCCGCTCGCCAGTCAGGCGACTTCGTCCTCGCGCACATGCCCAAAGCTCAGCAGTTCTGGCATCCTCACGACACACTGCGGTACGCGCTCTCGCAGGTTCACATTCCTGGTATGGCACTGGAATTCGGGGTCGCGACCGGTACCACCCTCAACATCATTGCCGCAGAACTGAAGACAGAGCACCGCATCTTTGGATTCGACGTCTTCTCAGGACTGCCGGACACGTGGCGGAGCGGCTTCGCTGCCGGCGAGTTCGCGCAGGACACGTTGCCGGACGTTCCCGGGGCGGAGTTGGTACCGGGATTGTTCGAGGACACGCTGCCCGAGTTCCTCACCGCCCATCGCGAGCCGGTGTCGTTCCTGCACCTCGACGCAGACCTGTATTCATCCACCGCAACGGTGCTCGGTCTCGTCGGACAGCGGCTGGTTGCAGGCACGATCATCGTGTTCGACGAGTTCTTCAACTACCCGGGCTGGCAGCAGCACGAGTATCGGGCATGGCAGGAGTTCGTGAGTCGCACCGGCATCGAGTTCGAATACCTCGGCTACACAGCCAGTCACGAACAGGTCATCGCGCGGGTCACGTCGCCGGGGGTTCGTCCGTAAATATCGTTCTGCCAGAACACAAGAAGCCCCGGACGTGTCGTCCGGGGCCTCTCGTAGATGTCGTGCGACTCAGGCAGTGCCGTATTTGACCGACAATTCCTTCACACCGTTGATCCAGCCGTGGCGCAGACGGCGCGGCTCGGCGAGCTTGGTGATGTCGGGCATGTGGTCGGCGATTGCGTTGAAGATCAAGTTGATCTCCATGCGGGCCAGGTTCGCGCCCACGCAGTAGTGCGCGCCGTGGCCACCGAATCCGACGTGCGGGTTCGGGTCACGCAGGATGTTGAACTCGAAGGGGTTCTCGAACACATCCTCGTCGTAGTTGGCCGAGCCGTAGAACATGCCGACTCGCTGACCCTTCTTGATGGTCACACCACCGAGTTCGACGTCGTGGCGGGCGGTGCGCTGGAAGGCGTTGACCGGTGTGGCCCAACGGACGATCTCGTCTGCGGCGGTCGCGGGGCGATCACGCTTGAAGATCTCCCACTGCTCCGGGTTGTCGAGGAACGCGTTCATGCCATGGCTGATGGCATTACGGGTGGTCTCGTTACCGGCGACGGTCAGCAGGATGACGAAGTAGCCGAACTCGATCTCGTCGAGTGACTGGCCGTCGATGTCGGCGTTGACGAGTGCGGTGACGATGTCATCGGCCGGACACTTCTTGCGATCTTCGGCCATCGTGTACGCGTAGCCGAGGATCTCGGCCGAAGAGAGCTGAGCCGGGGTGAGCCCTGACTCAGGGTCCACCTCGTTGAACTCCGGGTCGTCGGCGTTCATCATGTTGTTCGACCAGTGGAAGAGCTTCTCGCGGTCGTCCTCGGGGACGCCGAGGAGATCTGCGATGGCCATCAGCGGCAGGTTGACCGCGACGTCGTCGACGAAATCGCCGGTTCCCTTGGCAGCGGCGTCTTTGACGATCTTCTGCGACGCATCCTCGAGCTTCTCTTCGAGCGCGTGCACCGCCTTCGGGGTGAACATCTTCGCCACCAACTTGCGCAGGCGGGTGTGCTCGGGCGGATCGTGGTTGATCAGCAGCGCCTTGGTGACGTCGAGCTGCTCCTGCGTCATCGAGTCCTCGAAACGCATGATCACGCCGTTCTCGGCGGTAGACCAGTTCTCGTTGTTCTTCGAGATCGCGCGCACGTCTTCGTGCTTGCTGACGACCCAGTACCCACCGTCGTGGAAACCGCCGCCCTTTCCTTCTTCCTGGGCGTTCCACCACACCGGCGCTGTCTTACGCAGCTCCGCGAATTCCTTGACCGGGATGCCTTGTTCCAACAGGTCTGGGCTGGTGAAGTCGAACCCTTCCGCGAAAGGGCAAACCTTCTCGGCCTGCGTCATTGCAACCACCTAAATGCTAGACATGAACGTGTTCTAGTCGATGGTAGAGCAAGATGCGTCACAGTGGCTACTACCTGGTGAAATAGGACTTGTGTCCAGTTGGCAACTTGTTCTAGTTTTGGAACCAGACATCTGCATTCGAAGGGATTTGACATGGGAAAACCGGTGATTGTCGAGGCTACTCGCAGCCCGATCGGGAAGAGGGCCGGTTGGCTGTCCGGATTGCATCCGGCCGAACTCCTGGGGCTCACCCAACGGGCCGTCATCGAACGAGCCGGAATCGACCCGTCGGAGATCGAGCAGGTCATCGGCGGATGTGTGATGCAGGTGGGCGCGCAGTCCAACAACGTCACCCGCACGGCCTGGCTGCATGCCGGGCTGCCGTGGCAGGTGGGCGCGACCACCGTCGACTGCCAGTGCGGATCGGCTCAGCAGGCCAATCACCTGATCGCCGGCCTGATCGCCACCGACACCATCGACGTCGGCATCGCGTGCGGTGTCGAATCGATGACCACGGTGCCGCTGGGCGCAAACGTCATGCTCGAAGGCGCAGGCGAACGACGCCCGGAGTCCTGGGGCATCGACATGCCCAACCAATTCGAGGCGGCCGAACGCATCGCGACCCGGCGGGGCATCACCCGCGCCGACGTTGACGCACTCGGTGAACGCAGCCAGCGGCTCGCCAAGCAGGCATGGGACGAGGGCCGGTTCGACCGCGAGGTGTTCGGCGTCAAAGCTCCCGAACGGACCAAGGAGGGCGAGTTCACCGGCAACATCCTGGACGTGAACCGCGATCAGGGCATGCGCGACACCACGCTCGAGTCGCTCGGCAAGCTCCGCCCGGTCATCGAAGGCGGAATCCACACCGCAGGCACGTCCTCCCAGGTCTCCGACGGCGCCGCCGCGGTCCTGATCATGGACGAGGACAAGGCGAAGGCACTCGGCCTCAAGCCGCGCGCACGTTTTGTCGCCCAGGCCCTGGTGGGCGCCGAGCCGTACTACCACCTCGACGGGCCCGTGCAGTCCACCGAGAAGGTGCTGGCGAAGGCCGGGATGAGCATCAATGACATCGACCGCTTCGAGGTCAACGAGGCGTTCGCATCTGTCCTGCTCTCGTGGGCTGCGGTCCACGGACCCGACATGGACAAGGTCAACGTCAACGGCGGTGCGATCGCGCTGGGCCATCC is a window from the Williamsia sp. DF01-3 genome containing:
- a CDS encoding endonuclease domain-containing protein — encoded protein: MDIESRRDAFLRADLIAHGYTPSEIRTALHTSKIRALAPGIYAGPALWHEPMEKRHSELGKATVRKLGGNYLLGGPSAAALHGLPLFGVDPRVVHLVKPTADSGTGSRNSKLLRIHRDARPMSVMMLDGVPVTSPARAVVDLARRSSLPSALVTGDAALHRGLCTVADLHKELKLIEGFPGYPQAKRAVAIMDARSESALESRSRASMHTAGIAAPTLQHEIVDKSGRFIARVDFAWIAQRVVGEADGLVKYNGDNLHQVLGREKHRGDRITEQGWRVVRWSSADLDVPDRVPNRIRHALSNARNA
- a CDS encoding LLM class F420-dependent oxidoreductase is translated as MKLGLQLGYWGAAPIPDAPALIAAAEAAGYEAVFTAESWGSDAYTPLAWWGSQTSTIKLGTGIAQLSARPPTSAAMHALTLDHLSGGRHILGLGVSGPQVVEGWYGEPFAKPLARTREYVQVIRDVLAREDRVTNPGPHYPLPYPSDAPGSTGLGKSLKPITHPLRSDLPIWLGAEGPKNVALSAEIADGWLAIYYTPRLSDMYEQWLAEGFARAGARRTRDTFEVAATVQVEITDNPAAVIDAYRPSTALYVGGMGAKEQNFHAEVYKRMGYEDVVRDIGEKFLSGAKEEAIAAVPDEMVLETLIVGDEDEVRSQIKRWEQAGVSMLMVTTRDVDQITRLGTLV
- a CDS encoding Zn-ribbon domain-containing OB-fold protein; translation: MSVNQISAGFAALVAPIEDPDDPVLSAPLSNSFDYTRSLGPVLGRFAQGLLDGKVIGGRAADGTVYVPPVEFDPGTHKRIEDFVEVSPTGTVKSWTWMAEPFEGQPLSKPFGWALIQLDGADTSLLHAVAVDSPDELSTGMRVHAVWNTERTGRIDDIAHFAPGDEVASVPDNTAEVPHPGVMITTPIALTMNHTASIEETWYLQGLKEGKLYGGRTGPDAPVYFPPRGADPTDGNPTGEVVEVSDKGTVTTFCIVNVPFLGQQIKPPYVAAYVLLDGSDIPFLHLILDIEASEVHMGLRVEAVWRPREEWDYTLRNISHFRPTGEPDADYDSYKDHL
- a CDS encoding thiolase domain-containing protein; this translates as MPPIAVIGFAHSPHVDETFGTTNGVEMLVPCFQKLYAELGITRTDIDFWCSGSSDYLAGRAFSFISAIDSIGAVPPINESHVEMDAAWALYEAWVKIATGEVDVALAYGFGKPSASHTDQVLALQTDPHTVAPLWPDARSLAALQARAGLDSGAWTEADMAAVAARGTDRSVEDLLASDYVSDPLRAHDVCRYTDGAAAIILASEHRAKQLVARPAWISGWDHRIDTPNFGARDLTKSLSTKLAGDAVLGDNRKVDVAELHASYTHQELILKNELGLDDSTIINPSGGALAANPLFSAGLERIGFAASTILAGNADTALAHASSGPLLQQNMVVKMEGKN
- a CDS encoding thiolase domain-containing protein, whose amino-acid sequence is MGRYRAAVQGTGQTKYVAKRHDVSMAGMCREAIDKALADAQVTMDDIDAVVVGKAPDLFEGTMMPELAMAQALGAEGKRLIRVHTAGSVGGSTANVAASLVTSGVHRRVLAIAWEKQSESNAMWALSIPVPFTMPVGAGAGGFFAPHVRSYIRRSGAPEHIGAIVAAKDRQNGALNPLAHLHQPDLTVEKVMSSQMLWDPIRYDETCPSSDGACAVVIGDEETSDAKAADGIPVAWIHASAMRTEPLSYSHRDTVSPQAGRDAAAALWKAGGISNPLEEIDAAEIYVPFSWFEPMWLENLGFMPENEGWKLTEAGETAIGGKLPVNPSGGVLSSNPIGASGMIRFAEAAIQVQGKGGDHQVVGARKALGHAYGGGSQYFSMWLVGADKPTH
- a CDS encoding nuclear transport factor 2 family protein, translated to MTKAEPAYLNIDRENNPAVVAGRRSREYVASRDKDAWVKLFAPDGIVQDPVGPSMFDEEGIGFTGHERISHFWDLSIGTTESIEFVFDEEIICGNEVAYIGKIVTHIHGHTSEARGVFTYRANPDGSLAALRAFWEVEKTINSVRKA
- a CDS encoding class I SAM-dependent methyltransferase — translated: MFERVRRGARQKLQRAVSEVVDDSSRETNTLVEQFHRQTMDLLSETREEVVALHRRVNHLEQQVRRDLTHVMDTDAARQSGDFVLAHMPKAQQFWHPHDTLRYALSQVHIPGMALEFGVATGTTLNIIAAELKTEHRIFGFDVFSGLPDTWRSGFAAGEFAQDTLPDVPGAELVPGLFEDTLPEFLTAHREPVSFLHLDADLYSSTATVLGLVGQRLVAGTIIVFDEFFNYPGWQQHEYRAWQEFVSRTGIEFEYLGYTASHEQVIARVTSPGVRP
- a CDS encoding cytochrome P450 — encoded protein: MTQAEKVCPFAEGFDFTSPDLLEQGIPVKEFAELRKTAPVWWNAQEEGKGGGFHDGGYWVVSKHEDVRAISKNNENWSTAENGVIMRFEDSMTQEQLDVTKALLINHDPPEHTRLRKLVAKMFTPKAVHALEEKLEDASQKIVKDAAAKGTGDFVDDVAVNLPLMAIADLLGVPEDDREKLFHWSNNMMNADDPEFNEVDPESGLTPAQLSSAEILGYAYTMAEDRKKCPADDIVTALVNADIDGQSLDEIEFGYFVILLTVAGNETTRNAISHGMNAFLDNPEQWEIFKRDRPATAADEIVRWATPVNAFQRTARHDVELGGVTIKKGQRVGMFYGSANYDEDVFENPFEFNILRDPNPHVGFGGHGAHYCVGANLARMEINLIFNAIADHMPDITKLAEPRRLRHGWINGVKELSVKYGTA
- a CDS encoding steroid 3-ketoacyl-CoA thiolase translates to MGKPVIVEATRSPIGKRAGWLSGLHPAELLGLTQRAVIERAGIDPSEIEQVIGGCVMQVGAQSNNVTRTAWLHAGLPWQVGATTVDCQCGSAQQANHLIAGLIATDTIDVGIACGVESMTTVPLGANVMLEGAGERRPESWGIDMPNQFEAAERIATRRGITRADVDALGERSQRLAKQAWDEGRFDREVFGVKAPERTKEGEFTGNILDVNRDQGMRDTTLESLGKLRPVIEGGIHTAGTSSQVSDGAAAVLIMDEDKAKALGLKPRARFVAQALVGAEPYYHLDGPVQSTEKVLAKAGMSINDIDRFEVNEAFASVLLSWAAVHGPDMDKVNVNGGAIALGHPVGSTGSRLITTALHELERSDTSTALITMCAGGALSTGTIIERI